One stretch of Chitinophaga pendula DNA includes these proteins:
- a CDS encoding glycoside hydrolase family 2 protein, with protein sequence MERRKYTKAVDIFRQQEMAHMIMRQLKQKTCIAWMILLTGWSIATQAQQSQRISQSWEFLRQDLGSPWETVRPAAEGSPESVPLWEKVTLPHCFNAKDAVDPDVNFYQGPGWYRTQLNIRNPYDKGRTLLHFEGAGQKTTVYVYTTRVTQHTGGYDEWNADITDAVQQFLASPAAKNFKGKIPVSIRCDNTRDVEMIPSSMSDFNVYGGIYRYLNLVYTPAIAINNIQITPQTDAAGKTGKVDLSLSLSNNEPLKEGTVDIQIVDPSGKAVKQWSQALTTSTTTISLNSFELKKPSLWSPTQPQLYTLKAVLKSPAGNAEWAGHFGFRHFEFANHGPFLLNGQRLLLKGTHRHEDHAGVAAAMTEDMIRKEMLLIKSMGANFIRLGHYQQSRIVLNLCDSLGILVWEEIPWCRGGLGGPVYQEQGRRMLTNMIRQHYNHPAVILWGLGNENDWPGDFPEFDKQKIRDYMSALNQLAHQLDNTRKTTIRRCDFCKDIVDVYSPSIWAGWYRGIYTEYKTETLKAIADVPHFFHAEWGADSHQGRHAEEPERFLGNIATGKGADERTGDFARTGGNARASRDGDWSETYACNLIDWHLKEQETMPTLTGSAYWIFKDFSTPLRPDNPVPYVNQKGVVGRDLLPKESFYVFQSYWAEQPMAHIYGHTWPVRWGKAGETKKILVYSNCPEAELFVNGNSMGTKKRNSQDFPAAGLRWEIPLQEGKYEVKVVARKGKTTVQDQIQFNYQTATWQKPTTLIVEKHQEATDITLINVKAVDKNNVLCLDAKNYITFSIAGDGYLLDDLGTAAGSRKVQLANGQAQIRVKTNSRNVVSAVGEGLTAGFVEL encoded by the coding sequence ATGGAAAGGAGAAAGTACACTAAAGCTGTAGATATATTCAGACAACAAGAAATGGCGCATATGATCATGAGACAACTAAAACAAAAAACCTGCATCGCATGGATGATCCTGCTGACAGGTTGGAGCATCGCCACTCAGGCACAGCAATCCCAACGGATATCACAGTCCTGGGAATTCCTGCGTCAGGACCTCGGTTCCCCCTGGGAAACCGTCCGCCCTGCCGCAGAAGGTAGCCCCGAATCAGTCCCCCTCTGGGAAAAGGTCACCCTGCCGCATTGCTTCAACGCCAAAGATGCCGTAGATCCCGATGTCAATTTCTACCAGGGCCCCGGATGGTACCGCACCCAACTCAATATCCGCAACCCTTACGACAAAGGCCGCACCTTGCTGCACTTTGAAGGTGCCGGACAAAAAACGACCGTATACGTATACACTACCCGCGTAACGCAACACACCGGCGGATACGACGAATGGAACGCCGATATCACCGACGCCGTACAACAGTTCCTGGCATCACCGGCAGCAAAGAACTTCAAAGGAAAAATACCGGTATCCATCCGCTGCGATAATACCCGCGACGTCGAAATGATACCTTCCAGCATGTCAGATTTTAATGTCTATGGCGGAATATATCGCTACCTCAACCTCGTATACACACCAGCCATAGCCATCAACAACATACAGATCACACCACAGACAGATGCCGCTGGCAAAACAGGTAAAGTAGACCTCTCCCTCTCATTGTCAAATAACGAACCGCTCAAAGAAGGAACCGTAGATATCCAAATCGTCGATCCCTCCGGTAAAGCCGTGAAACAATGGAGCCAGGCACTCACCACCAGTACAACAACAATATCACTCAATAGCTTCGAACTGAAAAAGCCGTCCCTTTGGTCCCCAACACAACCACAGCTATATACCCTCAAGGCAGTATTGAAAAGCCCGGCCGGCAACGCTGAATGGGCCGGACACTTCGGCTTCCGGCATTTCGAATTTGCCAACCATGGACCCTTCCTGCTCAATGGCCAGCGACTCCTCCTCAAAGGGACCCATCGCCATGAAGACCATGCCGGTGTTGCCGCCGCCATGACAGAAGACATGATCCGAAAAGAAATGCTGCTGATAAAATCCATGGGCGCCAATTTCATCCGCCTCGGACACTACCAGCAATCACGCATCGTACTCAACCTCTGCGATAGCCTCGGCATCCTCGTATGGGAAGAAATACCTTGGTGCCGCGGTGGACTGGGTGGCCCCGTCTACCAGGAACAAGGCCGCCGCATGCTCACCAACATGATCCGGCAGCACTACAACCACCCGGCCGTTATACTCTGGGGCCTCGGTAACGAAAACGACTGGCCCGGCGACTTCCCCGAATTCGACAAACAAAAGATCCGTGACTACATGTCCGCACTCAACCAACTGGCGCACCAGCTGGATAATACCCGCAAAACCACCATCCGCCGCTGCGACTTCTGCAAAGACATCGTCGACGTCTACTCCCCGTCAATATGGGCCGGATGGTACCGCGGCATATACACCGAATACAAGACCGAAACACTCAAAGCCATCGCAGATGTACCGCACTTCTTCCATGCCGAATGGGGCGCCGATAGCCACCAGGGCCGCCATGCAGAAGAGCCTGAACGCTTCCTGGGCAACATCGCCACCGGTAAAGGCGCCGACGAAAGAACCGGCGACTTCGCCCGCACCGGCGGCAACGCCAGAGCCTCCCGCGATGGCGACTGGTCAGAAACATATGCCTGCAACCTCATCGACTGGCACCTCAAAGAACAGGAAACAATGCCTACCCTCACCGGTAGCGCCTACTGGATATTCAAAGACTTCTCCACACCACTGCGCCCCGATAATCCCGTGCCTTATGTCAACCAGAAAGGTGTCGTAGGTAGAGACCTCCTGCCCAAAGAAAGCTTTTATGTATTCCAGTCCTACTGGGCCGAACAACCAATGGCACACATCTACGGCCACACCTGGCCCGTACGGTGGGGCAAAGCTGGCGAAACAAAAAAGATACTCGTATACTCCAACTGCCCCGAAGCAGAACTCTTCGTCAATGGCAACAGCATGGGCACCAAAAAACGCAACAGCCAGGACTTCCCGGCTGCAGGTCTCCGTTGGGAAATACCCTTGCAGGAAGGAAAATATGAGGTGAAAGTGGTCGCACGCAAAGGAAAAACAACCGTACAAGATCAAATACAGTTCAACTATCAAACCGCCACCTGGCAAAAACCAACTACCCTCATAGTAGAAAAACATCAGGAAGCAACAGATATCACCCTCATCAATGTAAAAGCAGTAGATAAAAATAACGTGCTGTGCCTCGATGCTAAAAATTATATCACCTTCTCTATCGCAGGCGATGGCTACCTGCTGGATGACCTCGGCACCGCTGCCGGCTCCCGTAAAGTACAATTGGCCAACGGACAGGCACAGATCCGCGTAAAAACAAACAGCCGTAACGTCGTAAGCGCAGTAGGAGAGGGCCTTACCGCTGGCTTCGTAGAACTATAA
- a CDS encoding fasciclin domain-containing protein: MNTNTKHIYQLAGVCIITMIFAGCSIFGLDLQKNDKHDTSTLDPHIYKPALQYLRERATGPVKNDSIFNLMWQAIKYAELDTNEYAKTGRTFLFLHNDAILRISNNKPTTDCYFGRYPVNNKPATKWEDYPKQQVKNFLLYLIAQGEYSFNNVQGNNVETKTLLPEGADPLNPKSLIYFRAVNDRNSKFRINDFPGTARVTEVRTSNILSTNGPIHVVDRVVEYGVK; this comes from the coding sequence ATGAACACAAACACTAAACATATATACCAACTCGCCGGCGTATGCATCATCACCATGATCTTCGCCGGATGCTCCATCTTCGGACTCGACCTACAAAAGAACGACAAACACGATACCTCCACCCTCGATCCGCATATCTACAAACCTGCCTTGCAATACCTGCGCGAACGTGCTACCGGACCAGTGAAAAATGACTCTATCTTCAACCTCATGTGGCAGGCCATCAAATACGCAGAACTCGATACCAACGAATACGCAAAAACAGGCAGGACATTCCTGTTTTTACACAACGATGCCATACTCCGCATTAGCAACAACAAACCAACAACAGATTGTTACTTCGGTAGATACCCTGTCAACAATAAACCCGCCACCAAATGGGAAGACTATCCCAAACAACAGGTAAAGAACTTCCTGTTATATTTGATAGCGCAGGGAGAATATAGCTTCAACAACGTTCAGGGCAATAACGTCGAAACAAAGACCTTACTGCCCGAAGGAGCCGATCCGCTGAATCCTAAAAGCCTGATCTACTTCCGCGCCGTCAACGACCGTAACTCTAAATTCAGGATCAACGACTTCCCCGGCACCGCCCGCGTTACAGAAGTACGTACCTCCAATATCCTGAGCACCAATGGGCCCATCCATGTCGTTGACAGAGTAGTGGAATATGGCGTTAAATAA
- a CDS encoding RagB/SusD family nutrient uptake outer membrane protein, translating into MKSKIYGSLLLLIICSSVACKKFLDEPSRTDLPAEKFWRNPDDAKLGVAAIYDGVQKTLSGNYTDWGDARSDNFTWGGTGENQINITLNGLNPTMGVADWTSLYRTVSYCNLAIKYLPTIELLPATERDNYLAQAYAIRGLMYFYAVRLWGNVPVRTIPYEDINQDPRIAQSTADDVMNNVILPDLNKAYELSDKRITSPVWYVNSGAILAMLTDAYLWKKDYAKVLENSTKLMALNRYALEATENWKKMFVEPASYPKENIWSLQWNALKDGGNGISKIGSGSNTSNYHIDSTVFLRFEADTNDIRRGYTYDTLVPERGERVTQIAKFYAYGPNGNVLYPNNNENEAKLPMYRFADVLLMRAEALNMTGDKGGAIALVNQVRRRARAKQLNAADYNSPKEVEKVILDERQLELFAEGKRWFDLRRTDRVVEVMDPILRYRQSQQGMEAVGFGDIRKVLFPISRSALTNNTLLVQNKPYSE; encoded by the coding sequence ATGAAAAGTAAAATATACGGTAGCTTACTACTCCTCATCATATGTTCCTCAGTAGCTTGTAAAAAGTTCCTCGACGAACCCTCCCGCACAGACCTCCCGGCAGAGAAGTTCTGGCGCAATCCCGATGATGCAAAATTAGGCGTCGCCGCCATCTACGATGGCGTACAGAAAACCCTCAGCGGCAACTACACCGACTGGGGAGATGCCCGCTCCGACAACTTCACCTGGGGCGGTACCGGCGAAAACCAAATCAATATCACCCTCAATGGACTCAATCCCACAATGGGCGTAGCCGACTGGACATCCCTCTATCGCACCGTCTCCTATTGCAACCTGGCCATCAAATACCTGCCGACAATAGAATTGCTGCCAGCCACCGAACGGGATAACTACCTGGCACAGGCATACGCCATCAGAGGCCTCATGTACTTCTATGCCGTACGCCTCTGGGGCAACGTACCTGTCAGAACAATCCCCTATGAAGATATCAACCAGGACCCGCGCATCGCTCAGTCCACCGCCGATGATGTAATGAATAATGTCATCCTGCCCGATCTTAACAAAGCATACGAACTGTCCGACAAACGCATCACCAGCCCCGTATGGTACGTCAACTCCGGCGCCATCCTGGCCATGCTCACCGACGCATACCTCTGGAAAAAAGACTACGCCAAAGTACTCGAAAACAGTACCAAACTGATGGCACTCAACCGATATGCACTGGAAGCAACCGAAAACTGGAAAAAGATGTTCGTCGAACCCGCTTCCTATCCCAAAGAAAACATCTGGAGCTTGCAATGGAACGCCCTCAAAGATGGTGGCAATGGCATCTCCAAGATCGGCAGCGGTAGCAACACCTCCAACTATCACATCGACAGCACCGTATTCCTCCGCTTCGAAGCAGATACCAACGACATCCGCAGAGGATACACCTACGATACCCTCGTTCCCGAAAGAGGCGAACGCGTTACACAGATCGCTAAATTCTACGCCTACGGTCCCAATGGTAACGTCCTCTATCCTAACAATAACGAGAACGAAGCTAAACTGCCCATGTATCGCTTCGCAGATGTACTGCTCATGCGCGCCGAAGCACTTAACATGACAGGAGATAAAGGGGGCGCCATCGCCCTCGTCAACCAGGTAAGAAGAAGAGCCCGCGCTAAACAACTCAACGCCGCCGATTACAACTCCCCTAAAGAGGTGGAAAAAGTAATACTCGACGAACGCCAGCTCGAACTCTTCGCAGAAGGTAAACGCTGGTTCGACCTCCGCCGCACCGACCGCGTAGTAGAAGTAATGGACCCCATCCTCCGCTACCGCCAGTCACAACAAGGCATGGAAGCTGTCGGATTCGGCGATATCCGTAAAGTGCTATTCCCCATCTCCAGAAGCGCACTTACCAACAACACCTTACTGGTACAAAACAAACCTTACTCAGAGTAA
- a CDS encoding SusC/RagA family TonB-linked outer membrane protein, whose amino-acid sequence MVNFLLHLKRLSLTLLLVSGGITFAYGQQKTVSGIVTLSPRNEPYPGVTVRVKGTNQGATTDQNGKYALKNVANNATLVFSAVGLLPQEHKITATDNTLNVEMLEDQRQLQEVVVQVGYGSQKKRDVTGAISSVNAQQIQQRQAIDVYDALQGQIPGMQIAQESGRPGAGNSVRIRGIGTLEGGADPLYVVDGVQGVNIDGINPQDIESIEVLRDAASAAIYGARSANGVIIITTKKGKAGKPRINLNYLQSFSSLARKLPQANARERRLYEAKMKGSTDPAGAPTDSLNPSTNADNDYQDLLTRTAIRRQVDLSLGGGSENMNYYASVGYLKDQGIIINSFADILRARFNLDYKASKRLTYSNRVQFSYSDENRISEGNTLNQALQRPPNFRVYLPDGSLAGNLGGRKNPIAEALLRKNFYKVYNASFFNRIAYKVIDGLVFTTDVNLVANYAHHLEFSPKLLSNNNDVSTGGEDNAFRTYWQIQTYLNYEKTLNKKHTLGALLGFSADRDSRRGANIEGQYYVSEEINTLNAAQELNLRNTNTDASRNSSASVFGRLSYNFKSKYLLNFNVRADGSSRFGTANKWGYFPSISAGWRLSDESFMAWSRKVLYDAKVRVSYGITGNDQIDNNASRQRYVFGSNYYNDISGVVPASLFGNNTVGWESLKQFNLGLDLLFYDGRLSVTADYYNKITNDLLYRALLPNESGYTERYANFGSIQNRGIEIAVSGYPIKNKDFDWNLGFNFSINNNTVKKLLGASTMLVARSGGSEVIWRIREGGRLGDFYGYKYEGIYSYKASNAYTDDGLWQRLSPVIGADGKPTGAYTLNGAKYTGNVRTLSSNGDVFTGGDVIWQNTVKDGVIDDADRVVLGNAQPKWTGGVFNSFNYKNFSLSFNVYISWGGTIYNRQRQQLNAAAINNVTPEPDFIYNSWVKEGDNAVYQRPDKAAVNNARELSSLYLEDASFIRLRNLKVGYSLTPELRRRWNLPAVNVYVYGNNLLNWSNYRGYDPEIAFNSPLRMGVDEGRYPRKKEVGFGINVNF is encoded by the coding sequence ATGGTTAATTTTCTTCTACACCTTAAGAGGTTATCCCTTACATTGCTACTCGTCAGTGGGGGAATAACATTCGCATACGGCCAACAAAAGACCGTATCCGGCATCGTCACACTGTCACCTCGCAACGAACCCTATCCGGGAGTAACCGTACGGGTGAAAGGAACCAACCAGGGAGCCACCACAGATCAAAATGGTAAATACGCCCTGAAGAATGTCGCCAACAACGCAACACTCGTCTTCTCTGCCGTAGGCCTCCTGCCGCAGGAACACAAGATCACAGCCACCGACAACACCCTCAATGTAGAAATGCTGGAAGACCAACGTCAGCTTCAGGAAGTAGTCGTACAGGTAGGATATGGCTCCCAGAAAAAACGGGATGTCACAGGGGCCATCTCCTCCGTCAACGCACAACAAATCCAGCAACGCCAGGCTATCGATGTATACGACGCCCTCCAGGGCCAGATCCCCGGCATGCAGATCGCCCAGGAATCAGGCCGGCCTGGCGCTGGCAACTCCGTACGCATCCGCGGTATCGGTACCCTCGAAGGAGGTGCCGACCCCCTATATGTAGTCGATGGCGTACAAGGTGTTAACATAGATGGTATCAACCCGCAGGATATCGAATCCATCGAAGTACTCCGTGATGCTGCCTCCGCCGCCATATACGGTGCTCGCTCCGCCAACGGGGTGATCATCATCACCACCAAAAAAGGAAAGGCAGGTAAACCTCGCATCAATCTCAACTACCTCCAGAGCTTCAGCTCCCTCGCCCGCAAACTGCCACAGGCAAACGCCCGCGAACGCCGCCTCTACGAGGCCAAAATGAAAGGCAGCACAGACCCGGCAGGAGCCCCCACCGACTCCCTCAACCCGTCCACCAACGCCGATAACGACTACCAGGATCTGCTCACCCGTACCGCCATCCGCCGGCAAGTCGACCTCAGCCTCGGCGGCGGATCCGAAAACATGAACTACTACGCCAGCGTCGGATATCTCAAAGACCAGGGGATCATCATCAACAGCTTCGCCGATATCCTCCGCGCTCGCTTCAACCTCGATTATAAAGCGTCCAAACGCCTCACATACAGCAATCGGGTACAGTTCTCCTACTCCGATGAAAACCGCATCAGCGAAGGAAACACCCTCAACCAGGCCTTACAACGCCCGCCCAACTTCCGCGTATACCTGCCCGATGGCAGCCTCGCCGGTAACCTCGGCGGCCGCAAAAACCCAATCGCAGAAGCCTTGCTCCGTAAGAACTTCTATAAAGTATACAACGCCAGCTTCTTCAATCGAATCGCCTACAAAGTCATCGATGGCCTCGTTTTCACCACCGATGTCAACCTCGTAGCTAACTATGCACACCACCTCGAATTCTCCCCAAAACTGCTGAGCAACAACAACGATGTCAGCACCGGAGGCGAAGACAACGCTTTCCGCACCTACTGGCAAATACAGACGTATCTCAACTACGAAAAAACACTGAATAAAAAACATACCCTGGGCGCACTACTCGGATTCAGTGCCGACAGAGACAGCAGGAGAGGAGCCAATATAGAAGGACAATACTACGTAAGCGAAGAGATCAACACCCTCAACGCCGCCCAGGAACTCAACTTGCGTAATACCAACACCGACGCCTCCAGGAACAGCTCCGCTTCCGTATTCGGTAGATTAAGCTATAACTTCAAAAGCAAATACTTGCTCAACTTCAACGTAAGAGCAGATGGCTCCTCCAGGTTCGGTACCGCCAACAAATGGGGCTACTTCCCGTCCATATCCGCCGGATGGCGCCTGTCCGACGAATCCTTCATGGCCTGGTCCCGAAAAGTCCTCTACGATGCCAAAGTACGCGTCAGCTACGGTATCACCGGCAACGACCAGATCGATAACAACGCCAGCCGCCAACGCTACGTATTCGGTAGCAACTACTACAACGACATATCCGGCGTAGTACCGGCATCCCTCTTCGGCAACAACACCGTCGGATGGGAAAGCCTCAAACAATTCAACCTCGGCCTCGACCTCCTCTTCTACGATGGCCGCCTCAGCGTCACCGCAGACTATTATAATAAGATCACCAACGACCTGCTCTACCGCGCCCTCCTGCCTAACGAATCCGGATACACCGAACGTTACGCCAACTTCGGCAGCATCCAGAATAGAGGGATCGAGATCGCCGTAAGCGGATATCCGATCAAAAACAAAGACTTCGACTGGAACCTCGGCTTCAACTTCTCCATCAATAACAACACCGTGAAAAAACTGCTGGGCGCCAGTACCATGCTGGTAGCACGTAGCGGTGGCTCCGAAGTGATCTGGAGAATCAGGGAGGGGGGCCGCCTGGGCGATTTCTATGGCTATAAATACGAGGGCATATACTCCTACAAAGCCTCCAACGCCTACACCGATGATGGCCTCTGGCAACGACTCTCTCCCGTGATCGGTGCCGATGGTAAACCTACCGGCGCCTACACCCTCAACGGCGCTAAATACACCGGTAACGTAAGAACATTGTCCTCCAATGGCGACGTATTCACCGGCGGCGATGTCATCTGGCAAAACACCGTAAAAGATGGCGTGATCGATGATGCCGACCGCGTCGTATTAGGAAACGCCCAACCCAAATGGACCGGTGGCGTATTCAACTCTTTCAACTACAAAAACTTCTCCTTGTCGTTCAATGTATACATCAGCTGGGGCGGTACGATCTACAACCGCCAACGCCAACAGCTAAACGCTGCCGCTATCAACAACGTAACACCAGAACCCGACTTCATCTACAACAGCTGGGTAAAAGAGGGCGACAATGCCGTCTATCAACGCCCAGACAAAGCCGCCGTTAACAACGCCCGCGAACTGTCCAGCCTCTACCTCGAAGATGCATCCTTTATCCGCCTCCGTAACCTAAAAGTAGGATACTCCCTCACACCCGAACTGAGAAGAAGATGGAACCTCCCGGCAGTAAATGTCTATGTATATGGCAATAACCTGCTCAACTGGTCCAACTATCGCGGCTATGATCCGGAAATAGCCTTCAACTCCCCATTACGTATGGGCGTAGACGAAGGTCGCTATCCGCGCAAAAAAGAAGTGGGTTTCGGTATCAATGTAAATTTCTAA
- a CDS encoding helix-turn-helix domain-containing protein: protein MARSKQQQKVTSYQISAITSRPDLPFDIHRARDIPSDESHLLDAHRHEFYTIALPNQGYSNHLVDFQPVKLQTGQVLCITPGQVHLPQSFAHSDGFMLAFTSDFLLPGVPIFVAGAPPLLQPSPEIFTRLLALAAEMELELLQKDKNYLTVLRHLLATMLTLLDRSVAAVDEPSLSRPAALLQQYRLLVEAHFLEWTSTQQYAQQLHVSRGHLNDIVKQHSGQTASALLAERRLLEAKRLLLYQEQQIKEIAYHLGFNELSYFNRFFRMHTGMTPQAFRVQARELYNHSPQ, encoded by the coding sequence ATGGCACGTAGCAAACAGCAGCAGAAAGTTACCTCTTACCAGATATCAGCGATCACATCGCGGCCGGATCTTCCCTTTGATATCCACCGGGCGAGGGATATACCATCTGATGAGTCGCATTTATTAGATGCGCACCGGCATGAGTTTTATACGATCGCTTTGCCCAATCAGGGGTATAGCAATCACCTAGTTGATTTTCAACCTGTTAAATTACAAACTGGACAAGTACTGTGTATTACACCCGGCCAGGTGCACTTACCGCAATCTTTTGCGCATAGTGATGGTTTTATGCTTGCTTTCACGTCGGATTTTTTGTTGCCGGGTGTTCCCATATTTGTGGCGGGGGCGCCGCCGTTGTTACAGCCATCGCCGGAGATATTTACACGTTTGCTGGCGTTGGCGGCGGAGATGGAGCTGGAGTTGCTGCAGAAGGACAAAAATTACCTGACGGTGTTACGACATTTACTGGCGACTATGTTAACGTTATTGGACCGTAGTGTTGCGGCTGTTGATGAGCCCTCGTTGTCGAGGCCGGCGGCGTTATTGCAGCAATATCGTTTGTTGGTGGAGGCGCATTTCCTGGAATGGACGAGTACGCAGCAGTATGCGCAGCAGCTGCATGTATCGAGGGGGCATCTGAATGACATTGTGAAGCAGCATAGTGGTCAGACGGCATCTGCGTTGCTGGCGGAGCGGCGGTTGCTGGAGGCTAAGCGGTTATTACTTTACCAGGAGCAGCAGATCAAAGAGATTGCTTACCATTTGGGATTCAACGAATTATCTTATTTCAACCGCTTTTTCCGGATGCATACGGGGATGACACCGCAGGCGTTCCGGGTACAAGCCCGTGAATTGTACAATCATTCCCCTCAATAG
- a CDS encoding siderophore-interacting protein: protein MPAIKDRAAAFLMSRIGAHAGITAISHITPSLIAISAHLPQLKGRWASTQHLKCMVAPYTFRDYTLARWDEQRQTGTLLIDVSHDGAGSDYIRRLQVGDILYYAGPGGGMHQPGTSPQLVCIGDMSAIGHFMSLYLRKDVQQEFHCIIHSEDAFLPSSLWGMELDRFSYQRDSLASVRMQLQAAGVDMPYTTYFVAGRNSLVKDVRVALKDMRVSGSQIKSAGFWR, encoded by the coding sequence ATGCCCGCTATTAAAGACAGGGCTGCCGCTTTCCTTATGTCGCGCATAGGTGCGCATGCCGGGATCACAGCCATTAGCCATATTACACCATCCTTAATCGCTATATCTGCACATTTACCTCAGTTGAAAGGACGTTGGGCCAGTACCCAGCATCTTAAATGTATGGTGGCACCTTATACTTTTCGTGATTATACCCTTGCCCGCTGGGATGAGCAGAGGCAGACGGGAACTTTGCTGATAGATGTCAGCCATGATGGTGCGGGGAGTGACTATATTCGTCGTTTGCAGGTAGGCGACATACTTTATTATGCGGGGCCTGGGGGTGGTATGCATCAGCCCGGCACATCTCCGCAGCTGGTATGTATCGGGGATATGAGTGCTATTGGTCATTTTATGTCGCTGTACCTGCGGAAGGATGTGCAGCAGGAGTTCCATTGTATCATTCACAGTGAGGATGCCTTCTTGCCGTCATCGTTGTGGGGGATGGAGCTGGACCGGTTTTCTTACCAGCGGGATTCGCTGGCCAGTGTGCGGATGCAGCTGCAGGCGGCGGGTGTTGACATGCCTTATACGACTTATTTTGTGGCCGGGCGGAATAGCCTGGTGAAGGATGTACGTGTAGCCTTAAAAGATATGCGGGTGAGTGGCAGCCAGATCAAGAGTGCTGGTTTCTGGCGATAA